One part of the Vitis riparia cultivar Riparia Gloire de Montpellier isolate 1030 chromosome 15, EGFV_Vit.rip_1.0, whole genome shotgun sequence genome encodes these proteins:
- the LOC117931820 gene encoding putative UDP-rhamnose:rhamnosyltransferase 1: protein MAGNMHVVMVPWLAFGHMIPHLQLAIALAEAGIHVSFISTPRNIQRLPKLSPTLLPLINLVALPLPAVLGLPEGCEATVDLPFEKIKYLKIAYALLKQPLKRFLEGASPDWMIVDLPVDWAAEAARECGVPLLAFTMFTSASNVFFGPPEYLTGDGQRRVRPSPESMTTPPEWVTFPSLVAYREFEARGAHPGFYGDNSSGTTDADRIATTLSACDAVAIRSCREFEGEYLSIYQKMLRKPVIPVGLLPREGSHEITNQAWRKIFKWLDEQKPKSVVFVGFGSECKLSQDQVHEIAYGLELSELPFLWALRKPNWAIEDVDALPSGYSDRTSGRGVVCMEWAPQMEILAHPSIGGSLFHSGWGSAIETMQFGHCPIVLPFVIDQGLNARLLVEKGMAVEIERGDDGSFSRDDIAKSLRLAMVMEEGEKLRIRAREAAMIFGDQKLHQSYIDELVKYLKGGIAKEK, encoded by the coding sequence ATGGCTGGTAATATGCATGTAGTGATGGTTCCATGGTTGGCGTTTGGCCACATGATCCCACATCTTCAGCTAGCCATTGCCTTGGCTGAAGCTGGAATCCATGTCTCATTCATATCAACTCCAAGGAACATCCAGAGGCTCCCTAAGCTTTCACCAACTCTACTACCGCTAATCAACTTGGTGGCGCTGCCATTACCGGCGGTTTTGGGCTTGCCGGAAGGCTGTGAGGCCACCGTCGACCTTCCCTTTGAGAAAATCAAGTACTTGAAGATTGCCTATGCTTTATTAAAACAACCCTTGAAGCGCTTTCTGGAGGGTGCATCTCCGGATTGGATGATCGTTGATCTGCCGGTGGATTGGGCGGCGGAGGCTGCTAGAGAGTGTGGTGTCCCCCTCCTGGCTTTCACTATGTTTACTTCTGCCTCAAATGTTTTCTTTGGGCCTCCAGAGTACCTGACCGGTGATGGTCAGAGGAGGGTTCGACCTTCACCGGAAAGTATGACAACACCGCCAGAGTGGGTCACTTTTCCATCCCTGGTGGCCTACCGGGAATTTGAGGCGAGAGGTGCCCACCCTGGTTTCTATGGAGACAATTCCTCGGGGACCACTGATGCCGATCGGATCGCCACGACACTAAGTGCATGTGACGCAGTGGCCATCCGCAGCTGCAGGGAGTTTGAAGGTGAGTATCTGAGTATCTAccaaaaaatgctaagaaagcCAGTGATTCCGGTCGGTCTGCTTCCACGAGAAGGAAGCCATGAAATCACAAATCAAGCATGGAGGAAGATCTTTAAGTGGCTAGATGAACAAAAGCCAAAGTCGGTTGTATTTGTAGGGTTTGGGAGTGAGTGTAAGTTGAGCCAAGATCAAGTTCACGAGATAGCTTATGGACTAGAGCTATCCGAATTGCCATTTCTTTGGGCACTCAGAAAACCCAATTGGGCTATTGAAGATGTCGATGCCCTACCTTCCGGTTACAGTGACCGGACCTCCGGCAGAGGGGTGGTGTGTATGGAATGGGCACCCCAGATGGAGATTCTGGCACATCCATCGATTGGGGGGTCCTTGTTTCATTCTGGGTGGGGTTCAGCGATTGAAACCATGCAATTTGGGCACTGTCCTATTGTATTGCCTTTTGTAATTGATCAAGGGCTGAATGCAAGGCTGCTTGTGGAGAAAGGTATGGCCGTGGAAATAGAGAGAGGCGACGATGGATCATTTAGCAGGGATGACATAGCCAAGTCTTTGAGACTAGCCATGGTGATGGAGGAAGGCGAGAAACTGCGGATTCGTGCAAGAGAAGCAGCCATGATCTTTGGTGACCAAAAGCTGCATCAGAGCTACATTGATGAGTTGGTCAAGTATTTGAAAGGTGGGATTGCAAAGGAGAAGTGA
- the LOC117931682 gene encoding putative UDP-rhamnose:rhamnosyltransferase 1 — MTGKMHVVMLPWSAFGHMIPFFHLAIAIAKAGIRVSLVSTPSNIQRLPKPPPNLSSLIKFVELPFPVMENGSILPEGAEATVDMPFEKIQYLKAALDLLQHPFKQYVADTSPDWIIIDFFSHWVSSIAREHGVPLVYFSVFSASTLAFLGPAYSLVGDGRRRLRPSPESMTSPPEWISFPSSVAFKGYEAKAAYSGFFTDNASGTTDAARYVEIINSCQAVAVRSCVEYEGEYLNLLGNLMGKPVIPVGLLPPEKPEGREIQINDGSWGENFKWLNEQKPKSVVFVGFGSECKLTKDQVHEIAYGLELSELPFLWALRKPNWAIEDADALPSGFSDRISGRGMVCMGWAPQMEILEHPSIGGSLFHSGWGSVIETLQFAHCLVVLPIIIDQGLNARLLVEKGLAVEVERREDGTFSREDITKSLRLAMVSEEGEKLRIHVREAAAIFGDPKLHQDHYIGGFVEYLKNGFAKQK, encoded by the coding sequence ATGACTGGTAAAATGCATGTAGTCATGCTTCCATGGTCGGCCTTCGGCCACATGATTCCGTTTTTTCACCTCGCCATCGCCATAGCTAAAGCAGGAATCCGAGTTTCACTGGTATCTACTCCGAGCAACATCCAGAGACTCCCTAAACCTCCACCAAATTTGTCATCTCTGATAAAGTTCGTGGAACTTCCCTTTCCAGTAATGGAGAATGGGAGTATCTTGCCTGAGGGTGCTGAGGCTACTGTTGATATGCCCTTTGAAAAAATTCAGTACTTGAAGGCTGCTCTTGATCTCCTTCAACACCCCTTCAAGCAGTATGTTGCTGATACTTCACCAGATTGGATAATCATCGATTTCTTCTCGCATTGGGTCAGTTCAATTGCTCGAGAACATGGTGTACCGCTCGTGTACTTCTCTGTTTTCTCGGCTTCCACACTTGCCTTCCTTGGGCCTGCTTATTCCCTCGTCGGAGATGGCCGAAGGAGACTTAGGCCATCTCCGGAGAGTATGACATCACCGCCGGAATGGATCAGTTTTCCATCTTCAGTGGCTTTCAAGGGCTATGAGGCAAAAGCCGCCTATTCCGGCTTCTTTACTGATAACGCTTCTGGAACAACTGATGCTGCAAGGTATGTCGAGATCATTAATTCATGTCAAGCCGTGGCTGTGCGTAGTTGTGTGGAGTATGAAGGTGAATACCTGAATTTACTTGGAAATCTCATGGGCAAGCCGGTGATTCCTGTGGGTTTACTCCCGCCGGAAAAGCCAGAAGGGAGAGAAATTCAAATCAATGATGGGTCATGGGGGGAGAACTTCAAATGGCTTAATGAACAAAAGCCCAAGTCAGTTGTGTTTGTAGGGTTTGGGAGTGAGTGTAAGTTGACAAAAGACCAAGTTCATGAGATAGCTTATGGGCTAGAGCTATCCGAATTGCCATTTCTGTGGGCACTCAGAAAACCCAACTGGGCTATTGAAGATGCCGATGCACTACCTTCCGGTTTCAGTGACCGGATCTCCGGCAGGGGGATGGTGTGTATGGGATGGGCACCACAGATGGAGATTCTAGAACACCCATCAATCGGAGGTTCATTGTTTCATTCTGGGTGGGGTTCAGTGATAGAAACCCTTCAGTTTGCGCACTGTCTTGTTGTATTGCCCATCATTATTGACCAAGGTTTGAATGCAAGGCTGCTTGTGGAGAAGGGTTTGGCTGTGGAAGTAGAGAGAAGAGAAGACGGAACCTTTAGCAGGGAAGACATAACCAAGTCTTTGAGACTTGCCATGGTGTCCGAGGAAGGGGAGAAGCTGAGGATCCATGTAAGAGAGGCAGCTGCCATTTTTGGCGACCCGAAGCTCCATCAGGATCACTATATAGGAGGGTTTGTTGAGTATCTGAAAAATGGATTTGCAAAGCAGAAGTGA
- the LOC117931819 gene encoding putative UDP-rhamnose:rhamnosyltransferase 1, with the protein MADLHVVMVPWLAFGHMIPFLQLSIALAKAGVRVSFVSTPRNIRRLPKLPPDLEPLISFVELPLPAVDGGLLPEDAEATVDVPTEKIQYLKLAYDLLQHPFKKFIADQSPDWIISDTMAHWVVEIAEEHRIPSMTFILFSSAAAVFVGPNECLIGEGRRRIRPSPESLTSSPEWVSFPSSVAFRGYEARTCYAGFFGENVSGITDAHRVAKVCHACKAVAVRSCIEFEGEYLNIHEKIMGKPVIPVGFLPQEKQGGRETTEGPWSEIFKWLDEQKPKSVVFVGFGSECKLTKDQVHEIAYGLELSELPFLWALRKPNWTMEDIDALPSCFSDRTSGKGIVWMGWAPQMEILAHPSIGGSLFHSGWGSVIETLQSGHCLVLLPLIVDQGLNARLLVEKGLAVEIERSEDGSFSREDIAKSLRVAMVSEEGEKLRARAREAAAIFIDKRLQQEHYIGGLVKYLKAEVSEK; encoded by the coding sequence ATGGCGGATCTTCACGTAGTAATGGTTCCATGGTTGGCATTCGGTCATATGATTCCATTTCTTCAGCTCTCTATAGCATTAGCCAAAGCTGGAGTGCGTGTCTCCTTTGTATCAACTCCGAGGAACATCCGCAGACTCCCTAAACTTCCTCCAGATTTAGAGCCTCTGATAAGCTTCGTGGAGCTTCCATTGCCGGCGGTGGACGGTGGTCTCTTGCCGGAAGATGCAGAGGCCACTGTGGACGTTCCCACTGAGAAAATTCAGTACTTGAAGCTTGCTTATGATCTCCTGCAACACCCCTTTAAGAAGTTCATTGCAGATCAATCTCCGGATTGGATTATTAGCGATACTATGGCTCATTGGGTGGTCGAGATTGCAGAAGAGCATCGGATTCCTTCAATGACCTTCATTTTGTTCTCCTCTGCCGCAGCTGTTTTCGTTGGGCCTAATGAATGTCTAATCGGTGAAGGTAGAAGGAGGATTCGGCCGTCGCCTGAGAGCCTGACATCATCACCGGAGTGGGTCAGTTTTCCATCTTCGGTAGCTTTCCGGGGATATGAAGCTAGAACTTGCTACGCAGGATTCTTCGGAGAGAATGTTTCTGGGATAACTGATGCCCATAGGGTTGCCAAGGTATGCCATGCATGTAAAGCTGTGGCTGTACGCAGCTGCATTGAATTTGAAGGTGAGTACCTGAATATACATGAGAAAATCATGGGGAAGCCGGTGATTCCAGTGGGTTTCCTTCCACAGGAAAAACAAGGAGGAAGAGAAACCACTGAAGGACCATGGAGTGAGATCTTCAAATGGCTTGATGAACAAAAACCCAAGTCGGTTGTGTTTGTAGGGTTTGGGAGTGAGTGTAAGTTAACCAAAGATCAAGTCCATGAGATAGCTTACGGGCTAGAGCTATCCGAATTGCCATTTCTGTGGGCACTTAGAAAACCCAACTGGACTATGGAAGACATTGATGCTCTACCTTCTTGTTTCAGTGACCGGACGTCCGGCAAAGGGATAGTATGGATGGGGTGGGCACCACAGATGGAAATTCTGGCGCACCCATCAATTGGGGGTTCACTGTTTCACTCTGGGTGGGGTTCAGTTATAGAGACTCTTCAATCTGGGCATTGCCTTGTTTTATTACCACTTATAGTTGATCAGGGGTTGAATGCAAGACTGCTTGTGGAGAAGGGTTTGGCTGTGGAAATAGAGAGAAGCGAGGATGGATCCTTTAGTAGGGAGGATATAGCAAAGTCTTTGAGGGTAGCCATGGTGTCGGAGGAAGGCGAGAAGCTGAGGGCACGTGCAAGAGAGGCCGCTGCAATCTTCATTGACAAGAGGCTGCAACAGGAGCACTATATTGGTGGATTGGTCAAGTATCTGAAAGCTGAAGTTTCCGAAAAATGA